A genomic window from Nicotiana sylvestris chromosome 11, ASM39365v2, whole genome shotgun sequence includes:
- the LOC104250152 gene encoding uncharacterized protein, with amino-acid sequence MPRRSSGRSAPRPAPRAGPRPAPAPVHHAPPPAPMQSSGGGSMLGGIGSTIAQGMAFGTGSAVAHRAVDAVMGPRTIQHETVASEVPAAAAPTSIGGGSDACSMHSKAFQDCINSSGSDIGKCQFYMDMLSECRRNSMLNA; translated from the exons ATGCCTCGCCGAAGCTCTG GAAGATCTGCTCCTCGTCCTGCCCCTCGTGCGGGCCCTCGTCCTGCTCCAGCTCCAG TACACCATGCTCCTCCACCAGCTCCTATGCAAAGTAGCGGTGGTGGATCCATGCTTGGTGGTATTGGTTCTACCATAGCTCAAG GGATGGCCTTTGGTACTGGAAGTGCTGTGGCGCACAGGGCTGTAGATGCGGTCATGGGTCCACGCACCATTCAACACGAAACTGTTGCTTCCGAGGTACCTGCTGCAGCAGCTCCTACATCCATCGGTGGTGGGTCTGATGCTTGCAGTATGCACTCTAAAGCATTCCAAGAC TGCATCAATAGCTCTGGAAGCGACATTGGCAAGTGTCAATTCTACATGGATATGTTGTCCGAGTGCAGGAGGAACTCAATGCTGAATGCTTAA